Genomic window (Daucus carota subsp. sativus chromosome 5, DH1 v3.0, whole genome shotgun sequence):
GTTTGGGACAGAGAGATGTGGTGCTGGTAATTTCAGTTTATGTGTAGTTGGCGGTGTAACTGTTTGCATGTTCTTGCCTTTCGGAGCAGCCATAAGAGCATCTTGCTCTGCAACTGCATTACCTGGTTCAAGAACAACAGGAACCACAGTGCCTCTTGCTTCAACTGAAGGAGCTGTCACAGTTGCAGTTATGTCTCTTCTGGTCAACAAATTAGCTGCCAGAGGATATGCAGATGAGCCATTTCCTTGATAATTGGCTCTCCGCTGATGGCTCTCTTTAGGTCTCCTCTGACGAGCATCACTCCTCTTTTGAGTTGCATGAGGAGTCTCCTTTCCTCTGATCATCGAAAGATGCGGGGCC
Coding sequences:
- the LOC108222286 gene encoding protein METABOLIC NETWORK MODULATOR 1-like, whose amino-acid sequence is MAESIQGNNSFDSALIPLKQKRGHPQKDESLYHVPSVRPRTHNNLLGTGNASVPEHVNPVEDTFSKVGQAVTAVVESEFDDGYVITGKIGNSDLRGVLFKPGHYAPVTAENDVAPHLSMIRGKETPHATQKRSDARQRRPKESHQRRANYQGNGSSAYPLAANLLTRRDITATVTAPSVEARGTVVPVVLEPGNAVAEQDALMAAPKGKNMQTVTPPTTHKLKLPAPHLSVPNNLP